Proteins encoded within one genomic window of Felis catus isolate Fca126 chromosome C1, F.catus_Fca126_mat1.0, whole genome shotgun sequence:
- the HECTD3 gene encoding E3 ubiquitin-protein ligase HECTD3 isoform X1 — protein MAGPGPGAALESPRQLLGRVRFLAEAAQSLRAGRPLPKALAFVPREVLYKLYKDPAGPSRVLLPVWEAEGLGLRVGAAGPAPGTGSGPLRAARDSIELRRGACVRTTGEELCNGHGLWVKLTKEQLAEHLGDCGLNEGWLLVCRPAEGGARLVPIDTPDHLQRQQQLFGVDYRPVLRWEQVVDLTYSHRLGSRPQPAEAYTEAVQRLLYVPPTWTYECDEDLIHFLYDHLGKEDENLGSVKQYVESIDVSSYTEEFNVSCLTDSNADTYWESDGSQCQHWVRLTMKKGTIVKKLLLTVDTTDDNFMPKRVVIYGGEGDNLKKLSDVSIDETLIGDVCVLEDMTVHLPVIEIRIVECRDDGIDVRLRGIKIKSSRQRELGLNADLFQPTSLVRYPRLEGTDPEVLYRRAVLLQRFIKILDSVLHHLVPAWDHTLGTFSEIKQVKQFLLLSRQRPGLVAQCLRDSESSKPSFMPRLYINRRLAMEHRACPLRDPACKNAVFTQVYEGLKPSDKYEKPLDYRWPMRYDQWWECKFIAEGIIDQGGGFRDSLADMSEELCPSSADTPVPLPFFVRTANQGNGTGEARDMYVPNPSCRDFAKYEWIGQLMGAALRGKEFLVLALPGFVWKQLSGEEVSWSKDFPAVDSVLVKLLEVMEGMDKETFEFKFGKELTFTTVLSDQQVVELIPGGAGIIVGYEDRSRFIQLVQKTRLEESKEQVAAMQAGLLKVVPQAVLDLLTWQELEKKVCGDPEVTVDALRKLTRFEDFEPSDTRVQYFWEALNNFTNEDRSRFLRFVTGRSRLPARIYIYPDKLGYETTDALPESSTCSSTLFLPHYASDGRTSAPGADQVSVSLSAKVCEEKLRYAAYNCVAIDTDMSPWEE, from the exons ATGGCGGGCCCAGGCCCGGGCGCGGCTCTAGAGTCCCCTCGGCAGCTGCTGGGCCGCGTGCGCTTCCTGGCGGAGGCAGCGCAGAGCCTCCGCGCCGGACGGCCGCTACCAAAGGCGTTGGCCTTCGTGCCGCGCGAGGTGCTCTACAAGCTTTACAAGGACCCGGCGGGACCCTCGCGCGTGTTGCTGCCGGTGTGGGAGGCGGAGGGCCTGGGGCTGCGCGTGGGAGCCGCGGGCCCCGCCCCTGGTACCGGCTCCGGGCCCCTCCGCGCTGCCCGCGACAGCATTGAGCTCCGGCGCGGCGCCTGCGTGCGTACTACCGGAGAGGAGCTGTGCAACGGCCACGGGCTCTGGGTGAAGCTGACCAAG GAGCAGCTGGCAGAACACCTGGGCGACTGCGGACTGAACGAAGGCTGGCTGCTGGTGTGCCGACCGGCCGAGGGCGGGGCCCGCCTCGTACCCATCGACACACCTGACCATCTTCAGCGGCAGCAGCAGCTCTTTGGCGTGGACTACCGACCTGTGCTCAG ATGGGAACAAGTAGTGGACCTGACATACTCTCATCGCCTTGGATCAAGGCCCCAGCCAGCCGAGGCATACACGGAAGCTGTACAGAGGCTACT CTATGTGCCCCCGACGTGGACCTACGAGTGTGACGAAGACCTGATCCACTTCTTGTACGACCACCTGGGCAAGGAAGATGAGAACCTGGGTAGCGTGAAGCAGTATGTGGAGAGCATAGACGTTTCCTCCTACACG gagGAGTTCAATGTGTCCTGCCTGACGGACAGTAATGCAGACACCTACTGGGAGAGTGATGGTTCCCAGTGCCAGCACTGGGTACGGCTTACCATGAAAAAGGGCACCATTGTCAA GAAGCTGCTGCTCACAGTGGATACCACAGATGACAACTTTATGCCTAAGCGGGTAGTGATCTATGGAGGCGAAGGGGACAACCTGAAGAAGCTGAGTGACGTGAGCATTGATGA GACCCTGATCGGGGATGTATGTGTCCTGGAGGACATGACCGTTCATCTCCCAGTCATCGAGATCCGCATCGTGGAGTGCCGAG ATGATGGGATTGACGTGCGTCTTCGAGGGATCAAGATCAAGTCATCTAGACAGCGGGAACTGGGGTTAAATGCAGACCTGTTCCAGCCAACCAGTCTGGTGCGATACCCACGCCTCGAAGGCACTGACCCTGAAGTACTGTACCGCAGAGCTGTTCTCCTGCAGAG ATTCATAAAGATCCTAGACAGTGTCCTACACCACCTGGTACCTGCCTGGGATCACACGCTTGGCACCTTCAGTGAGATTAAG CAAGTGAAGCAGTTCCTGCTGCTATCACGCCAAAGGCCAGGGCTAGTGGCCCAGTGCTTGCGTGACTCAGAAAGCAGCAAGCCCAGCTTCATGCCACGCCTGTACATCAACCGGCGCCTTGCCATGGAACACCGTGCCTGCCCCTTAAGGGACCCTGCCTGCAAGAACGCAGTCTTCACCCAG gtTTATGAAGGCCTCAAGCCCTCTGACAAGTATGAAAAGCCCTTGGACTACAG GTGGCCCATGCGCTATGACCagtggtgggagtgtaaattcaTTGCAGAAGGCATCATTGACCAAG GGGGTGGTTTCCGAGATAGCCTGGCAGACATGTCAGAAGAGTTGTGCCCTAGCTCAGCAGACACCCCTGTGCCTCTGCCCTTCTTTGTGCGCACAGCCAACCAG GGCAATGGCACTGGTGAGGCCCGGGACATGTATGTGCCTAACCCCTCCTGCCGAGACTTTGCCAAATATGAATGGATTGGACAGCTGATGGGGGCTGCCCTTCGGGGTAAGGAATTCCTG GTCCTGGCTCTGCCTGGTTTTGTATGGAAGCAGCTCTCTGGTGAGGAAGTGAGTTGGAGCAAGGACTTCCCAGCtgtggactctgtgctg GTGAAGCTCTTGGAAGTGATGGAAGGAATGGACAAGGAGACATTTGAGTTCAAATTTGGGAAGGAACTAACATTCACCACTGTACTGAGTGACCAGCAAGTAGTAGAGTTGATCCCCGGGGGTGCAGGCATCATAGTGGGATATGAAGACCGTTCCCGTTTCATCCAACTGGTGCAGAAGACACGGCTAGAAGAGAGCAAGGAGCAG gtGGCAGCCATGCAGGCAGGACTGCTAAAGGTGGTGCCACAGGCTGTGCTGGACTTGCTGACCTGGCAGGAATTGGAGAAGAAAGTGTGCGGGGACCCAGAGGTCACTGTGGACGCTCTACGAAAGCTCA CCCGGTTTGAGGACTTCGAGCCATCTGACACTCGAGTGCAATATTTTTGGGAAGCACTGAACAACTTCACCAACG AGGACCGGAGCCGCTTCCTGCGCTTTGTCACTGGCCGCAGCCGTCTGCCAGCACGGATCTATATCTACCCAGACAAACTGGG CTATGAAACTACAGATGCGCTGCCTGAGTCTTCAACTTGTTCAAGCACCCTCTTCCTACCACATTATGCCAG TGATGGAAGGACCTCTGCACCTGGTGCTGACCAAGTCTCCGTCTCCCTCAGTGCCAAGGTGTGCGAGGAGAAGCTCCGCTATGCGGCGTACAACTGCGTGGCCATTGACACTGACATGAGCCCTTGGGAGGAGTGA
- the HECTD3 gene encoding E3 ubiquitin-protein ligase HECTD3 isoform X5, producing MAGPGPGAALESPRQLLGRVRFLAEAAQSLRAGRPLPKALAFVPREVLYKLYKDPAGPSRVLLPVWEAEGLGLRVGAAGPAPGTGSGPLRAARDSIELRRGACVRTTGEELCNGHGLWVKLTKEQLAEHLGDCGLNEGWLLVCRPAEGGARLVPIDTPDHLQRQQQLFGVDYRPVLRWEQVVDLTYSHRLGSRPQPAEAYTEAVQRLLYVPPTWTYECDEDLIHFLYDHLGKEDENLGSVKQYVESIDVSSYTEEFNVSCLTDSNADTYWESDGSQCQHWVRLTMKKGTIVKKLLLTVDTTDDNFMPKRVVIYGGEGDNLKKLSDVSIDETLIGDVCVLEDMTVHLPVIEIRIVECRDDGIDVRLRGIKIKSSRQRELGLNADLFQPTSLVRYPRLEGTDPEVLYRRAVLLQRFIKILDSVLHHLVPAWDHTLGTFSEIKVYEGLKPSDKYEKPLDYRWPMRYDQWWECKFIAEGIIDQGGGFRDSLADMSEELCPSSADTPVPLPFFVRTANQGNGTGEARDMYVPNPSCRDFAKYEWIGQLMGAALRGKEFLVLALPGFVWKQLSGEEVSWSKDFPAVDSVLVKLLEVMEGMDKETFEFKFGKELTFTTVLSDQQVVELIPGGAGIIVGYEDRSRFIQLVQKTRLEESKEQVAAMQAGLLKVVPQAVLDLLTWQELEKKVCGDPEVTVDALRKLTRFEDFEPSDTRVQYFWEALNNFTNEDRSRFLRFVTGRSRLPARIYIYPDKLGYETTDALPESSTCSSTLFLPHYASDGRTSAPGADQVSVSLSAKVCEEKLRYAAYNCVAIDTDMSPWEE from the exons ATGGCGGGCCCAGGCCCGGGCGCGGCTCTAGAGTCCCCTCGGCAGCTGCTGGGCCGCGTGCGCTTCCTGGCGGAGGCAGCGCAGAGCCTCCGCGCCGGACGGCCGCTACCAAAGGCGTTGGCCTTCGTGCCGCGCGAGGTGCTCTACAAGCTTTACAAGGACCCGGCGGGACCCTCGCGCGTGTTGCTGCCGGTGTGGGAGGCGGAGGGCCTGGGGCTGCGCGTGGGAGCCGCGGGCCCCGCCCCTGGTACCGGCTCCGGGCCCCTCCGCGCTGCCCGCGACAGCATTGAGCTCCGGCGCGGCGCCTGCGTGCGTACTACCGGAGAGGAGCTGTGCAACGGCCACGGGCTCTGGGTGAAGCTGACCAAG GAGCAGCTGGCAGAACACCTGGGCGACTGCGGACTGAACGAAGGCTGGCTGCTGGTGTGCCGACCGGCCGAGGGCGGGGCCCGCCTCGTACCCATCGACACACCTGACCATCTTCAGCGGCAGCAGCAGCTCTTTGGCGTGGACTACCGACCTGTGCTCAG ATGGGAACAAGTAGTGGACCTGACATACTCTCATCGCCTTGGATCAAGGCCCCAGCCAGCCGAGGCATACACGGAAGCTGTACAGAGGCTACT CTATGTGCCCCCGACGTGGACCTACGAGTGTGACGAAGACCTGATCCACTTCTTGTACGACCACCTGGGCAAGGAAGATGAGAACCTGGGTAGCGTGAAGCAGTATGTGGAGAGCATAGACGTTTCCTCCTACACG gagGAGTTCAATGTGTCCTGCCTGACGGACAGTAATGCAGACACCTACTGGGAGAGTGATGGTTCCCAGTGCCAGCACTGGGTACGGCTTACCATGAAAAAGGGCACCATTGTCAA GAAGCTGCTGCTCACAGTGGATACCACAGATGACAACTTTATGCCTAAGCGGGTAGTGATCTATGGAGGCGAAGGGGACAACCTGAAGAAGCTGAGTGACGTGAGCATTGATGA GACCCTGATCGGGGATGTATGTGTCCTGGAGGACATGACCGTTCATCTCCCAGTCATCGAGATCCGCATCGTGGAGTGCCGAG ATGATGGGATTGACGTGCGTCTTCGAGGGATCAAGATCAAGTCATCTAGACAGCGGGAACTGGGGTTAAATGCAGACCTGTTCCAGCCAACCAGTCTGGTGCGATACCCACGCCTCGAAGGCACTGACCCTGAAGTACTGTACCGCAGAGCTGTTCTCCTGCAGAG ATTCATAAAGATCCTAGACAGTGTCCTACACCACCTGGTACCTGCCTGGGATCACACGCTTGGCACCTTCAGTGAGATTAAG gtTTATGAAGGCCTCAAGCCCTCTGACAAGTATGAAAAGCCCTTGGACTACAG GTGGCCCATGCGCTATGACCagtggtgggagtgtaaattcaTTGCAGAAGGCATCATTGACCAAG GGGGTGGTTTCCGAGATAGCCTGGCAGACATGTCAGAAGAGTTGTGCCCTAGCTCAGCAGACACCCCTGTGCCTCTGCCCTTCTTTGTGCGCACAGCCAACCAG GGCAATGGCACTGGTGAGGCCCGGGACATGTATGTGCCTAACCCCTCCTGCCGAGACTTTGCCAAATATGAATGGATTGGACAGCTGATGGGGGCTGCCCTTCGGGGTAAGGAATTCCTG GTCCTGGCTCTGCCTGGTTTTGTATGGAAGCAGCTCTCTGGTGAGGAAGTGAGTTGGAGCAAGGACTTCCCAGCtgtggactctgtgctg GTGAAGCTCTTGGAAGTGATGGAAGGAATGGACAAGGAGACATTTGAGTTCAAATTTGGGAAGGAACTAACATTCACCACTGTACTGAGTGACCAGCAAGTAGTAGAGTTGATCCCCGGGGGTGCAGGCATCATAGTGGGATATGAAGACCGTTCCCGTTTCATCCAACTGGTGCAGAAGACACGGCTAGAAGAGAGCAAGGAGCAG gtGGCAGCCATGCAGGCAGGACTGCTAAAGGTGGTGCCACAGGCTGTGCTGGACTTGCTGACCTGGCAGGAATTGGAGAAGAAAGTGTGCGGGGACCCAGAGGTCACTGTGGACGCTCTACGAAAGCTCA CCCGGTTTGAGGACTTCGAGCCATCTGACACTCGAGTGCAATATTTTTGGGAAGCACTGAACAACTTCACCAACG AGGACCGGAGCCGCTTCCTGCGCTTTGTCACTGGCCGCAGCCGTCTGCCAGCACGGATCTATATCTACCCAGACAAACTGGG CTATGAAACTACAGATGCGCTGCCTGAGTCTTCAACTTGTTCAAGCACCCTCTTCCTACCACATTATGCCAG TGATGGAAGGACCTCTGCACCTGGTGCTGACCAAGTCTCCGTCTCCCTCAGTGCCAAGGTGTGCGAGGAGAAGCTCCGCTATGCGGCGTACAACTGCGTGGCCATTGACACTGACATGAGCCCTTGGGAGGAGTGA
- the HECTD3 gene encoding E3 ubiquitin-protein ligase HECTD3 isoform X4, with amino-acid sequence MAGPGPGAALESPRQLLGRVRFLAEAAQSLRAGRPLPKALAFVPREVLYKLYKDPAGPSRVLLPVWEAEGLGLRVGAAGPAPGTGSGPLRAARDSIELRRGACVRTTGEELCNGHGLWVKLTKEQLAEHLGDCGLNEGWLLVCRPAEGGARLVPIDTPDHLQRQQQLFGVDYRPVLRWEQVVDLTYSHRLGSRPQPAEAYTEAVQRLLYVPPTWTYECDEDLIHFLYDHLGKEDENLGSVKQYVESIDVSSYTEEFNVSCLTDSNADTYWESDGSQCQHWVRLTMKKGTIVKKLLLTVDTTDDNFMPKRVVIYGGEGDNLKKLSDVSIDETLIGDVCVLEDMTVHLPVIEIRIVECRDDGIDVRLRGIKIKSSRQRELGLNADLFQPTSLVRYPRLEGTDPEVLYRRAVLLQRFIKILDSVLHHLVPAWDHTLGTFSEIKQVKQFLLLSRQRPGLVAQCLRDSESSKPSFMPRLYINRRLAMEHRACPLRDPACKNAVFTQVYEGLKPSDKYEKPLDYRWPMRYDQWWECKFIAEGIIDQGGGFRDSLADMSEELCPSSADTPVPLPFFVRTANQGNGTGEARDMYVPNPSCRDFAKYEWIGQLMGAALRGKEFLVLALPGFVWKQLSGEEVSWSKDFPAVDSVLVKLLEVMEGMDKETFEFKFGKELTFTTVLSDQQVVELIPGGAGIIVGYEDRSRFIQLVQKTRLEESKEQVAAMQAGLLKVVPQAVLDLLTWQELEKKVCGDPEVTVDALRKLKDRSRFLRFVTGRSRLPARIYIYPDKLGYETTDALPESSTCSSTLFLPHYASDGRTSAPGADQVSVSLSAKVCEEKLRYAAYNCVAIDTDMSPWEE; translated from the exons ATGGCGGGCCCAGGCCCGGGCGCGGCTCTAGAGTCCCCTCGGCAGCTGCTGGGCCGCGTGCGCTTCCTGGCGGAGGCAGCGCAGAGCCTCCGCGCCGGACGGCCGCTACCAAAGGCGTTGGCCTTCGTGCCGCGCGAGGTGCTCTACAAGCTTTACAAGGACCCGGCGGGACCCTCGCGCGTGTTGCTGCCGGTGTGGGAGGCGGAGGGCCTGGGGCTGCGCGTGGGAGCCGCGGGCCCCGCCCCTGGTACCGGCTCCGGGCCCCTCCGCGCTGCCCGCGACAGCATTGAGCTCCGGCGCGGCGCCTGCGTGCGTACTACCGGAGAGGAGCTGTGCAACGGCCACGGGCTCTGGGTGAAGCTGACCAAG GAGCAGCTGGCAGAACACCTGGGCGACTGCGGACTGAACGAAGGCTGGCTGCTGGTGTGCCGACCGGCCGAGGGCGGGGCCCGCCTCGTACCCATCGACACACCTGACCATCTTCAGCGGCAGCAGCAGCTCTTTGGCGTGGACTACCGACCTGTGCTCAG ATGGGAACAAGTAGTGGACCTGACATACTCTCATCGCCTTGGATCAAGGCCCCAGCCAGCCGAGGCATACACGGAAGCTGTACAGAGGCTACT CTATGTGCCCCCGACGTGGACCTACGAGTGTGACGAAGACCTGATCCACTTCTTGTACGACCACCTGGGCAAGGAAGATGAGAACCTGGGTAGCGTGAAGCAGTATGTGGAGAGCATAGACGTTTCCTCCTACACG gagGAGTTCAATGTGTCCTGCCTGACGGACAGTAATGCAGACACCTACTGGGAGAGTGATGGTTCCCAGTGCCAGCACTGGGTACGGCTTACCATGAAAAAGGGCACCATTGTCAA GAAGCTGCTGCTCACAGTGGATACCACAGATGACAACTTTATGCCTAAGCGGGTAGTGATCTATGGAGGCGAAGGGGACAACCTGAAGAAGCTGAGTGACGTGAGCATTGATGA GACCCTGATCGGGGATGTATGTGTCCTGGAGGACATGACCGTTCATCTCCCAGTCATCGAGATCCGCATCGTGGAGTGCCGAG ATGATGGGATTGACGTGCGTCTTCGAGGGATCAAGATCAAGTCATCTAGACAGCGGGAACTGGGGTTAAATGCAGACCTGTTCCAGCCAACCAGTCTGGTGCGATACCCACGCCTCGAAGGCACTGACCCTGAAGTACTGTACCGCAGAGCTGTTCTCCTGCAGAG ATTCATAAAGATCCTAGACAGTGTCCTACACCACCTGGTACCTGCCTGGGATCACACGCTTGGCACCTTCAGTGAGATTAAG CAAGTGAAGCAGTTCCTGCTGCTATCACGCCAAAGGCCAGGGCTAGTGGCCCAGTGCTTGCGTGACTCAGAAAGCAGCAAGCCCAGCTTCATGCCACGCCTGTACATCAACCGGCGCCTTGCCATGGAACACCGTGCCTGCCCCTTAAGGGACCCTGCCTGCAAGAACGCAGTCTTCACCCAG gtTTATGAAGGCCTCAAGCCCTCTGACAAGTATGAAAAGCCCTTGGACTACAG GTGGCCCATGCGCTATGACCagtggtgggagtgtaaattcaTTGCAGAAGGCATCATTGACCAAG GGGGTGGTTTCCGAGATAGCCTGGCAGACATGTCAGAAGAGTTGTGCCCTAGCTCAGCAGACACCCCTGTGCCTCTGCCCTTCTTTGTGCGCACAGCCAACCAG GGCAATGGCACTGGTGAGGCCCGGGACATGTATGTGCCTAACCCCTCCTGCCGAGACTTTGCCAAATATGAATGGATTGGACAGCTGATGGGGGCTGCCCTTCGGGGTAAGGAATTCCTG GTCCTGGCTCTGCCTGGTTTTGTATGGAAGCAGCTCTCTGGTGAGGAAGTGAGTTGGAGCAAGGACTTCCCAGCtgtggactctgtgctg GTGAAGCTCTTGGAAGTGATGGAAGGAATGGACAAGGAGACATTTGAGTTCAAATTTGGGAAGGAACTAACATTCACCACTGTACTGAGTGACCAGCAAGTAGTAGAGTTGATCCCCGGGGGTGCAGGCATCATAGTGGGATATGAAGACCGTTCCCGTTTCATCCAACTGGTGCAGAAGACACGGCTAGAAGAGAGCAAGGAGCAG gtGGCAGCCATGCAGGCAGGACTGCTAAAGGTGGTGCCACAGGCTGTGCTGGACTTGCTGACCTGGCAGGAATTGGAGAAGAAAGTGTGCGGGGACCCAGAGGTCACTGTGGACGCTCTACGAAAGCTCA AGGACCGGAGCCGCTTCCTGCGCTTTGTCACTGGCCGCAGCCGTCTGCCAGCACGGATCTATATCTACCCAGACAAACTGGG CTATGAAACTACAGATGCGCTGCCTGAGTCTTCAACTTGTTCAAGCACCCTCTTCCTACCACATTATGCCAG TGATGGAAGGACCTCTGCACCTGGTGCTGACCAAGTCTCCGTCTCCCTCAGTGCCAAGGTGTGCGAGGAGAAGCTCCGCTATGCGGCGTACAACTGCGTGGCCATTGACACTGACATGAGCCCTTGGGAGGAGTGA
- the HECTD3 gene encoding E3 ubiquitin-protein ligase HECTD3 isoform X2: protein MAGPGPGAALESPRQLLGRVRFLAEAAQSLRAGRPLPKALAFVPREVLYKLYKDPAGPSRVLLPVWEAEGLGLRVGAAGPAPGTGSGPLRAARDSIELRRGACVRTTGEELCNGHGLWVKLTKEQLAEHLGDCGLNEGWLLVCRPAEGGARLVPIDTPDHLQRQQQLFGVDYRPVLRWEQVVDLTYSHRLGSRPQPAEAYTEAVQRLLYVPPTWTYECDEDLIHFLYDHLGKEDENLGSVKQYVESIDVSSYTEEFNVSCLTDSNADTYWESDGSQCQHWVRLTMKKGTIVKKLLLTVDTTDDNFMPKRVVIYGGEGDNLKKLSDVSIDETLIGDVCVLEDMTVHLPVIEIRIVECRDDGIDVRLRGIKIKSSRQRELGLNADLFQPTSLVRYPRLEGTDPEVLYRRAVLLQRFIKILDSVLHHLVPAWDHTLGTFSEIKQVKQFLLLSRQRPGLVAQCLRDSESSKPSFMPRLYINRRLAMEHRACPLRDPACKNAVFTQVYEGLKPSDKYEKPLDYRWPMRYDQWWECKFIAEGIIDQGGGFRDSLADMSEELCPSSADTPVPLPFFVRTANQGNGTGEARDMYVPNPSCRDFAKYEWIGQLMGAALRGKEFLVLALPGFVWKQLSGEEVSWSKDFPAVDSVLVKLLEVMEGMDKETFEFKFGKELTFTTVLSDQQVVELIPGGAGIIVGYEDRSRFIQLVQKTRLEESKEQVAAMQAGLLKVVPQAVLDLLTWQELEKKVCGDPEVTVDALRKLTRFEDFEPSDTRVQYFWEALNNFTNEDRSRFLRFVTGRSRLPARIYIYPDKLGYETTDALPESSTCSSTLFLPHYASVSSALPPPSLKLHSAITFFGSEPTCSQH, encoded by the exons ATGGCGGGCCCAGGCCCGGGCGCGGCTCTAGAGTCCCCTCGGCAGCTGCTGGGCCGCGTGCGCTTCCTGGCGGAGGCAGCGCAGAGCCTCCGCGCCGGACGGCCGCTACCAAAGGCGTTGGCCTTCGTGCCGCGCGAGGTGCTCTACAAGCTTTACAAGGACCCGGCGGGACCCTCGCGCGTGTTGCTGCCGGTGTGGGAGGCGGAGGGCCTGGGGCTGCGCGTGGGAGCCGCGGGCCCCGCCCCTGGTACCGGCTCCGGGCCCCTCCGCGCTGCCCGCGACAGCATTGAGCTCCGGCGCGGCGCCTGCGTGCGTACTACCGGAGAGGAGCTGTGCAACGGCCACGGGCTCTGGGTGAAGCTGACCAAG GAGCAGCTGGCAGAACACCTGGGCGACTGCGGACTGAACGAAGGCTGGCTGCTGGTGTGCCGACCGGCCGAGGGCGGGGCCCGCCTCGTACCCATCGACACACCTGACCATCTTCAGCGGCAGCAGCAGCTCTTTGGCGTGGACTACCGACCTGTGCTCAG ATGGGAACAAGTAGTGGACCTGACATACTCTCATCGCCTTGGATCAAGGCCCCAGCCAGCCGAGGCATACACGGAAGCTGTACAGAGGCTACT CTATGTGCCCCCGACGTGGACCTACGAGTGTGACGAAGACCTGATCCACTTCTTGTACGACCACCTGGGCAAGGAAGATGAGAACCTGGGTAGCGTGAAGCAGTATGTGGAGAGCATAGACGTTTCCTCCTACACG gagGAGTTCAATGTGTCCTGCCTGACGGACAGTAATGCAGACACCTACTGGGAGAGTGATGGTTCCCAGTGCCAGCACTGGGTACGGCTTACCATGAAAAAGGGCACCATTGTCAA GAAGCTGCTGCTCACAGTGGATACCACAGATGACAACTTTATGCCTAAGCGGGTAGTGATCTATGGAGGCGAAGGGGACAACCTGAAGAAGCTGAGTGACGTGAGCATTGATGA GACCCTGATCGGGGATGTATGTGTCCTGGAGGACATGACCGTTCATCTCCCAGTCATCGAGATCCGCATCGTGGAGTGCCGAG ATGATGGGATTGACGTGCGTCTTCGAGGGATCAAGATCAAGTCATCTAGACAGCGGGAACTGGGGTTAAATGCAGACCTGTTCCAGCCAACCAGTCTGGTGCGATACCCACGCCTCGAAGGCACTGACCCTGAAGTACTGTACCGCAGAGCTGTTCTCCTGCAGAG ATTCATAAAGATCCTAGACAGTGTCCTACACCACCTGGTACCTGCCTGGGATCACACGCTTGGCACCTTCAGTGAGATTAAG CAAGTGAAGCAGTTCCTGCTGCTATCACGCCAAAGGCCAGGGCTAGTGGCCCAGTGCTTGCGTGACTCAGAAAGCAGCAAGCCCAGCTTCATGCCACGCCTGTACATCAACCGGCGCCTTGCCATGGAACACCGTGCCTGCCCCTTAAGGGACCCTGCCTGCAAGAACGCAGTCTTCACCCAG gtTTATGAAGGCCTCAAGCCCTCTGACAAGTATGAAAAGCCCTTGGACTACAG GTGGCCCATGCGCTATGACCagtggtgggagtgtaaattcaTTGCAGAAGGCATCATTGACCAAG GGGGTGGTTTCCGAGATAGCCTGGCAGACATGTCAGAAGAGTTGTGCCCTAGCTCAGCAGACACCCCTGTGCCTCTGCCCTTCTTTGTGCGCACAGCCAACCAG GGCAATGGCACTGGTGAGGCCCGGGACATGTATGTGCCTAACCCCTCCTGCCGAGACTTTGCCAAATATGAATGGATTGGACAGCTGATGGGGGCTGCCCTTCGGGGTAAGGAATTCCTG GTCCTGGCTCTGCCTGGTTTTGTATGGAAGCAGCTCTCTGGTGAGGAAGTGAGTTGGAGCAAGGACTTCCCAGCtgtggactctgtgctg GTGAAGCTCTTGGAAGTGATGGAAGGAATGGACAAGGAGACATTTGAGTTCAAATTTGGGAAGGAACTAACATTCACCACTGTACTGAGTGACCAGCAAGTAGTAGAGTTGATCCCCGGGGGTGCAGGCATCATAGTGGGATATGAAGACCGTTCCCGTTTCATCCAACTGGTGCAGAAGACACGGCTAGAAGAGAGCAAGGAGCAG gtGGCAGCCATGCAGGCAGGACTGCTAAAGGTGGTGCCACAGGCTGTGCTGGACTTGCTGACCTGGCAGGAATTGGAGAAGAAAGTGTGCGGGGACCCAGAGGTCACTGTGGACGCTCTACGAAAGCTCA CCCGGTTTGAGGACTTCGAGCCATCTGACACTCGAGTGCAATATTTTTGGGAAGCACTGAACAACTTCACCAACG AGGACCGGAGCCGCTTCCTGCGCTTTGTCACTGGCCGCAGCCGTCTGCCAGCACGGATCTATATCTACCCAGACAAACTGGG CTATGAAACTACAGATGCGCTGCCTGAGTCTTCAACTTGTTCAAGCACCCTCTTCCTACCACATTATGCCAG TGTGagctctgccctccctccacccagtcTCAAACTACACAGTGCCATCACCTTCTTTGGCTCAGAACCTACATGTTCTCAACATTAA